The nucleotide window ATACCTGTGATGTTCTTATAGTATACATGATGTCTATGATTTGTGTTGGGATGTTCACTTAGTATAAATTACTATAAAGCAATGCACGGCGTTGCCGCGCAACAGCACGTGGTTCCACATGGAACCAGTTATATATACATCTATAATACTAGCACAAATCTGAAATTATGAGGTATTTGTTAAGATATAATATATACGTCGTATATGTGAGTTAGGGTTAGTAGCATTAGATCTGTCCAAAGGATTTAtgtgaaatagttttctaatatgATCATAGGATACCATCACCATGAAACTTAAGTCTGTTTAAAAATTCAAAACTCAAAACACATCCTTGTCCGCGTGAGGCAGCTGGATCGACTTGCACATCTGCACCAAATCTGCAGCACACGGTGAGCCAGCCCTTATGTTGGAGCACACGGTGAGCCAGCCCTTCTGTTGACTTGTGTGTACTCTGAAACCTGTACATATCCTGTTCTTATGCTTCTTAGGTAATGTACTTGTTAAGTGCCTAATTTAGATCCTAATCATAATTAGGTAGTATTATTATGTCCTCAATAGATTAGTTATAGAAGATATAAACATCCAATGGATCTAGATACATCGAAAGACCCAAAATAGTCTTTTATGGTTCTCTGCTACTTATTTTGCCCCGCTACTTCTTTGTCCCACAGTTGCCTGTCTTTGGGTTTTCTGGAGACTCAATAGAGATGATTTTGAAACCAGGGTTCTGCATCTTTAGATACTTTTCGACATATATCTTGTACCTGCTTATGCTGAGATTgtataaaaagggcgtacccactgcagagagctcccgctctgtgcggggtctgggaaagggtgaATTGAACATTTGAATTGCAAGATGCGATATTTAGTTTACATTATGATTGGCAAACACAAGGGTTGCGAAATAACATTATATTCCCCTGCCGATATTGTACAGTGATTGTGATCCAAGTCTCATACGGGTAAACTTCTTTTACATGCTTGTACCATTTATGGATGCAACCAGTTGGTAAATGTTACATTATCAAAAATTTGTTTCCTAAGGTTCAAAGCTCAAAACTCTTCCTTTGTAATTAAAGCAACGACAGATACAACAATTTAGAGCTTCATATGAAACAATTGTTTAAAAGTACATCTGAGGTTCCCAATGAAACTACATTACCAAAATCAGTGGCCTTCAAATCCTACTTAAGAAATCTGACCAAGCAAATACGCAATGCCATGTCATGTGACTGGACAAAATACAGTGCTCCTTGCCTTGCAGATGCTAGGCATAAAAATTCAGAAAGCATTGCACACCCATTTATTTATTAATCAGATGTGGTCATATGGTATGAACACAATCTCAAATCAACAGATAATTCTTGACAGTCAAAACAAATATGAATAATTTAGTTTTGTACTCATTATATAGTGAGTTTGAATGTCTTTTCTGCAAAGATGTTCTCTCAGTTCATTCAGACAGTGTTTTCTCAGAAATGCAAATGAGTGCATGAGTACCAATTCTTTTTAATACACATtaaaatacataattagtatctaGTGAAAACATGACGTGCTGATAATTACTATCCAGTGAAAACATGACGTGCTGAATAGAGGGCTGTGCATATATATAACCCCGAATTATGGTTGGTAAATCATTATGAAATGTAAACTATTGAAGAAGTATATGAGCATAAGATAGGAGAAACATGGTAAAGAAATATGTACGCAATATGTTGCAGGCACATCGGGATTAAGTGGCGAAGCTAGGGTAAAATAGAGGGGGGTGCGAGATAAAGAAGTGATAAAAACATCTATGAAAATGAAGAAGCCCATTGATAATATTGATTGCTAACTTAGTATAACGCTAACAAAAATGAGTTAACATATACAAAATACACATTTACTTCAAATATTTACTACATCCATttaaaattataagacgttttggcttttctagatacattgattttactatgtatctagattctAGACATAGTTTATATCTAGAATTCTATAGGCAtaataaaagctatgtatctagaaaaaacaaaataTCCTTTAATTTGGAATAGAAGGAGTACTTAACATCTTTGTTAATTCAACTACCTAAAAAATGTGAACAAATAacttaatttatatttttaaataattATTCAATGCAAATAAAATCAGTTATACAATACTCTACATTCAATCTTCTAAATCATCTAATCTCCATACTTTCATTGTCGTGAAGCATTGAATCACTTATTGCAAAGGCAAACGATCCTACTGCAACTAAATATCCTTTAATTTGAAATAGAAGTACTTAACATCTTTGTTAATTCAACTACCTAAAAAATGTGAACAAATAacataatttatattttttaaatAATTATTCAGTGCAAATAAAATCAGTTATACAATACTCTACATTCAATCTACTAAATCATCTAATCTACATGCTTCCATCGTCGTGAAGTGTGAATCACTGATTGCAAAGGCAAACGGTCCTACCGCAACTAAGGGCGTCCCCAACAGTTAGCTATTCTGACGTGGACAGGGAAAAAGTAGGAGATAGAGTAGTCACTGGCGACGAATAAATAGCTGAACTATTTTATGTAGTCTAAGAATCTGAGAGGAACATGTGGGTCCAATAgtacatagaaaaataagaatgTATAAAATAGTATTTATTTTTATCTCTCACCTCCGTGTAAGCTAGCTACCTAGCTAGACCATTAGGGACGCCCTAAGCACAAAGGGGTTAAGCTATGGAGCAACCTAACAAACCAATAACAATTAGCCGGCACCCGATGCTCGATGGGGTAGGCAAAGCGATGCCGTCCGAGATAAGGCCAACAGTGGAGGGGAAGAACGGGTTTGCAGACCTGTGGCCTGTGGGTAGTTCCTTGAAAATTGGTTGCCAATCTCAattaaggcctggtttagtttccaaaaattttcacctcaaactatcacatcgaatcttgcgatacatacatagagtattaaatatagacgaaaaaaattaattgcacagtttggttggaaaatcgcgagatgaatgttttaagactaattagtccatgattagccataagtgctacagtactaacatgtgctaatgatggattaattaggcttaataaattcgtctcgcaatttccaggcgagctatgtaattagttttttttattagtatccgaaaacccctttccgacatccccgaaacatccgatgtgtcatccaaaaattttcatttcgcgaactaaacacagcctaagctTTTGTCTGTGTTGTCTAAGCTATGGGGGGTGCAGTATGTTGGGAAAAAAGTCCAAATTACTCCTCTTAAGTTTAGCATTTGTCCAAATCACCCCATAAACTTATATTTGGTTCAatttactccctccaactatttCAATTGGAGGGAGTAAATTGAATCAAATGTTAGTTTGGGGTTATTTGGACATAGGCTAAACTTGGAGGGAGTAATATGGACTTTTTCCTATGTTGGGTCAAGGGGGTGCGTAAAGGGCCAAGATATGGTGGTAacaatttagggggtgtttggttcactcCTTACCTCCTAAATCTAGTCATATTTAATTACTTTTATCAAACACTATGACTCAATGGGACTAAAAAGTGCATTAGCCAACTAGTCATCCAAGTGTTACTAAATGGGACTAATACCTTGACTAAAAGGGACTAAAAGGTCTCTTTTAGTCCACCAAACCAAACAGGGGTTACTAAACTTTAGAAGCTAGTTTAGGTGACTAAACTTTAGGTGGTGTGAACCAAACACGTCCTTAATTTCATTTTTCTTGAGGCTACAGCTGCACCCATAGCCTTTAACTGGGCTTCGCCCCTGTCTGGATTCTATTAGAATTTAACATTAGTGTATAAATCAAAGGATTCGAAAGAGGAAAATTGAACTTAACTGATTAGAGGTTACGTGATGGTTGGTTTCTCACATGTAATAGTCGCGTTGGATTCGAAAGAGGAAAATTGAACTTACTTGTTTAGATCTTCCCAGCGATGCGCATGTCGCTGATGGTTGCGTCGGTGGTAGCCGAATATTTAGGTGCCCTGGGGCTGAGGTAGATGTCATTGTGGTAGGAGATGAGGTAGACGTCGTTGTGGTCATTGTCAAACGACCCTACGCCACCGCAGCTAGTCTGCGGTCCTTGTCCCTCCGCATGGCTCTTGCATGGCTATGCCGCAACCCCGCATACTTGCGCCCCCGGCCATCCAGGAGGCCTCACGCGCGCCCCGGTGACAAGGGAGATATTACATGTGTAGAGGGTGATGATGGAGCATGTCCATGACGTGGGTAAGGAGGCAGGGCAGAGCGTCTGGGTCCTCTGGGATGCCCTCCAGCCTCTGCGATTAGAGCACCCCGGCGGTTGACCGAAGCGGACAGATGCGCTCGCAGCACACAAGGAAGGGCATGCGGAGGGAGGCACTGTGGCTGCGGCAGGACATGGGAGGCGGCGGTGCGAGGCCGACGGAGGGGAGCGGGAGGAAGAACGCGGCGGGTAGGTCTAGGGTGCAAGGGGTGACAGGAAGGGTCTGGAGCAGCCTCTAGTCTAACGGTTCTTGGAAGTCCAGAAAAAGATCCGGTGGCTGAGTATTTAGGAAGGCATGGCTGAATGAGGGGCCAACACGTGGCTGAACGAGGGGCCAGAGTTCATGGTGCAAGATTCGTCAAGTAAAAAACACGATTATCTTTGAGTATTCATATGATGTTTGCGTAGAATGCATGTGATGTTCTACGATATATTTATGAATATTCACGTTATACATATGGAATGCTTACATAGTATATGTGTGATGTTCATAAAGTATAGTTATAATGTCATAGATGTTCATGGGGTATAAATATAATTTTCCTTGTACTACGCCAAAAACTAGTTCTTTAGTTTTTGGTCGGTAGACTcagactaagggggtgtttggatccagctactaaaatttaggaggtgtgtcgggagaatgttgcatggggtgttcggatactaataaaaaaacaaattacataatccgtcggtactctgcgagacgattttttttaagcataattaatccgttattagaacatgtttactgtagcaaaacattgtcaaatcatggactaattaggctcaaaagattcgtctcgcaaattagtcgtaaactatgtaattagtttcgtaattagtctatgtttaatactctatgcatgtgtccaaacatccgatgaaacagcgactaaaatttaggaggggcaacaaACACCTTCTGAGGCTTGTTTGTTGAGCTACAGCCGCCCAAAAACTAGTTTTTGGTTTCTGGTCGTTAGATTATTATTATTAGTGTTTAAATAAGTTTTTAGCTTCTCGGCAAAAAAAATCTCAGCATGTTCTTCAGCTTTCAAAAGTCAGTTTTAACCGTTTAGCAGAAGCAACAAGAAAACTAAAACAAATATGCCCGAAATAGAGTAGCATCGATATAGAGACGGAGTGACATTGATTTGTCACTTGCGCAGGTCAGATCGTCCTTGGCTAGGTGCACTATCGCACCGCACATTCACCATACCGGAGCTTCAAGTTCACCGGATCCCCGGAGCTTGAAGCTCCGGCCCCTCCTTCGCCTCCGTCGGCACTGGACCCAGGCATctagcgcccgcgcccgcgcacgCGCGTGCCGGCCCATCGGCGCCCCGCGCCAGCGCCTCGCCACATAAGCCCCGTGAATCGCGCGGACGGCAGCCCATTCTATCGACCGGTTGGCCCGCTTCGATTTCCACCGGCCGGTGATGTCCTCCCGTCCCGTGCCCGTCCGGTCCATCCATTCCATCCAAGCGTGGCGTCACCCACCCCTCATCGGGCGCCTGCTTTCCCCAACTCCCACTCCAACCCAACCACCACCGCCCAAAATAATCCCGCGTCGCCTACCCGTCCCGGCGCGACGCCATGCTCTCTGTCTCCTTCCTCGCCAAGCTCCTCGCTATCCTCCTCCGGggcatcctcctccacctccacgcccCTACCATCCCGTCCTTCGCGCACCACTTCTTCTCCACCTAGCGGTCGAACTCGCTCTGCTGCTCCCATGCCGAGAGCTCTGCAGAGATCTGGCAGCAACAGCCTAGCCTCCCTGCTCCGCGCCGAGCCACCGGACgatgtggtcctcgatctgaagCGGACCGAGCGTGATGGACGCCgccgcaggaggaggaggagctgcctccGGCTGCCCCTCGGCGCGGCCGGTGCGTGCCGCGTCTGCGCCTGCGACGAGATGGACTCCTCCGCCGCGGCCCCGCGCCGGCGCACGCCGGGGAACGACGACGAACACGAGGATGGTGCGGCAGTGCAGTGCTTCGCCTGGAAGAAGGGTGCCGCCGCCGACGACGCGGCGCACCGGCCGTCGGGAGCTGGTGCTGGTGCGGTGGTGGTgacggaggcggccgcggcgtccGTGGCGGTGCTCCCGGACGACGTGATGGAGATGGTGCTGTGCCGGCTGCCGCTGGCCTCGCTCCTTGCGGCGCGGTGCGTGTGCAGGCGGTGGAGGGACCTCACCGTCGCGCCGCAGTTCCTGCGGATGCGCCGCGAGGAGGAGCCCGGGCCGCGCCGGACGCCGTGGCTGTTCCTGTTCAGGGTGGACGGTGACGTCGGGTGGGGCGCCGCCCCTGCCCCGGCCGTGCACGCGCTCGACGTGGCCGCGCACCGGTGGTGCCGTGTCGAGGCTGGCGGGCTGAAGGGGAGGTTCTTGTTCTCCGTCGCTGGCGTCGGGGATGACCTCTACGTCGTCGGTGGGCGGTCCGGTGGCTCGGATGCCAGCAACGGCAAGGTGAAGACACACAAGGGAGTGCTGGTGTTCAGCCCTCTCACCGGCTCGTGGCGGAAGGCGGCGCCCATGAGGACCCCGCGGTCTCGCCCGGTGCTGGGCGTGTTTGAGATGTCCGCCACCTGCAGCATACTCCACACTCGCGCAGAGAAGAATGTCCGGCGCGGCAAGTCTCGGTTGGGTGGCGCCTCCGCTGTGTACGAGGACCCGCACCGGCTCTCGCTCAGGCGCCTCCGGCTCAGGGACATGCTGAACGAGGACACTGATTCCAGCCTCGTTTCGTCTCATAATGGCAAATCCGCCGGACAGGAGGGCGAGGAAGGCCAACCGAGACTCGCCATCGTCGCCGTCGGTGGGCGCGGCCGCTGGGACGAGCCACTGGTGTCCGGGGAGATATACGATCCCTTGGTCGACAGGTGGGTTGAGATTGCTGGGTTTCCCACCGACGTCGGGCTGGCCTGCTCCGGCGTCGTCTGCGGCCGGATGTTCTACGTGTACTGCGAGTCGGACACGCTCGTCGCCTACCATCTGGACAAGGGCTCCTGGGTCGTCATCCAGACGCTCCTCCCGCCTCCGCGGCTCCGCGACTACGCCCCGACGCTGGTGTGCTGCGCGTCCCGGCTGTTCATGCTCTGCGTGTCGTGGTGCGATCGCCACGGGCCGGTGAACCGGAGGGAGAAGGTGGTGCGGAAGCTGTTCGAGCTTGACCTCAGCTCGCTCCAGTGGACCGAGGCGTCGGCGCACCCGGACGCGCCCATGGATCCCAACGCGGCGTTCGCCGTCGGGCAGGACAGGGTCTACGCCGTCGAGATGTTCAGGATCTTCGGCAAGGTGCTCGATTTCGTTACGGCCTGCCGGGTTTCGGAGACCGAACAGAAGTGGAGCCGGGTTGGCCGGGAAAACGCGGCGACGGAGGCCGACACCATGTCCTGCAGGCTGAAATCCATGGCCGTCCTGCACTTGTAAGTTGTAACTGCTGTTTACTTttgatttttttcttcttcttctccctatagtCTGCTTGCACAGATTTGTTGTTTCCATGAGCAGACATGATGTTTACACATCACAGCTATTGCATTATTCATTTATTTGTTGACATTACAGTGACGATTCATACTCATGGCGTCATGGTTCCGGAAATTGTTTTGTATTCTGTGACAGTGATCAGACTCATTCTCAACATCTGTATGCAGTACCAACTCATATTTAATTGATGAGCCCTAGTTCTTGTTGCTTGCTTTTTGTCAAGAGCTAAACTAACCACCTTCAGTGCACTTGTACGCTCCTTAATTTGTGATGGTTGTCAGTCTCATCTCCATGATTATATATATCGTTGATTCATTCGGTTGGTACAGATCCAGCGAGGCCGTGATTTAATTAAGGCATGTGACACATACATTGTGGCTTAATCACCCTTATCTTGCCCGAGCAGTCTGTATAGAGTACAGACTAAACCATAGATTTAcgtcatgttcgcttgtcttataattcgtactttttcagttaatgaatagtatttttctctcacaataaatcagcgaacagtatttttagccatggcttatcagtcaagcgaacaGGACTCAGTGGTTGGCTTTTGCATAGTTTGAGTACGACATGGGATATTATCCGCTAGGTATTCGTGGGGGAGGCATCCTGGCATGTGTACAACTTTCTTCATGCTCGTTTCATAAGGTTCATTTGAAAATCCAAATTAGAGTATGTTTGGTTCGCTTAGTAGCtattaaatttagtagcttttagtcattttagtaactttttaatcAAACGCTACGACTAAAACCTACTAAACGagctttagtcctctctagtaactctgaAGTTACTAAAAGTGATTAAaccatttagtagctactaaagtttagtaattcgaaccaaacacccccttatattGCTTATCGTGCATGTTCTAGCATGATTTTGTGAGCATTTTTTTCTCTCGTGCAAAGGGGGACACATCTTCACTCATGCAAATGAGAAAATTGTAAGCATAACAGATCTTTCTAGTAGGGAATCCTCCCATGTAACATCCTAGGCTCGGCACAGGCCCACTCTATCGAGGGGTGGGCCCTACCTACGTAGCAACCTGTTTGCGCTTTCGttctcgcttcgcgtaaaacggTTAACGGTCAGGCCGTCCGGACTAAAGGCTGGTTGCGCTGTGTTTCGCGATGCTACAGTAACTCGCATGAACCGTGACTGCGCAACAGTGCTACGCCGCCACAGTAACCCCGATTTGCCTGGCCCACCTCGTCGCTACAGTGCCCCCCCCCCCGCAGCTATGGCCTCGGACCACAGCCCACGCGTACAGTTACAGTGCTCGCCCCAACTGGAATTCGGTCCATTTAGGCGGGGATGTTACAATGACCCCCTAGgattcgacgtcctcgtcgaatgCTAGACTGGCTTACCATATTCGGGACAAATGCTCAGGATCGActcttgtcgggtaccataaaaaggggtctcctaagcaaaaaccgaaaaaatcgcttagaccctgtcaaaatcaaagccaagagacaactactggctaacccccaccttgtccgaggctactgactctccgtctcgctcgaggcctcgcacaaaAGGCCTCAGACAggctaccgattctctgcctcgctcgaggcctctcacgaaaggcctcagacggggtaccgattctccgtctcactCAAGGCCCCCACACGtgaggcctcggatggggaaccgattctccgtctcgctcgaggccccgcatgtaaagcctcggacgagatgctaattctccgcctcgctcgaggccggctcagcaacaaccccgccgcctccgccttgaccgatCTCCCTGACGGAACGTCATGTCCAACTAAAcgtgaccaaccactcccgcgacgtcagtcggacgatggctcgacacaacggagtggccgacgagatgggaagtcgcatcaacaccaggccgtccgggacaggacagggcagggaTTACCGGGCGTTGTGCTCGATACTGTGCCCACGATTGatgcccacactacactgtgctacctaacccctgctccaagaacaacgcggcgtggggagtcaagtccaagtcactgtagcctcagaatcagtgtataggaccaactgctccctccgagcctcggcaatccacttcagggtctcggcaacctcgggattcacgcccgctgagcccccccacaatggctcagcctcggcaccaactgagcctcggctctttacactaccagcacacagcgaccggcacgtcgtccgccatgccctgcgtcaagctatcactagagctcccacgtcgcacaggatcgggtgtgaccggcgcgtcgctccagtgcaccaagGACAAAAGACCGCTCCattgaccatgccgccacagtgacaagctatagggctcggacacgccacctccgCTTACATGACGCCGCGCAGCAAACACATGTATCactcctgtccccccttcaactataaaaaggGAGAGACCGGAGCCGTTTCTAGGACACGGACAGACAGACAGGCGAACACAGACAGACTCACTCACTCACGCGCAAGCGACACTCTGTAGCACGCACGCTTCcctgctgcctgagatcaacatctcaagcaatccacactgctccacgcagagacctgggactagctccctctctcgcccagcttgtaaccccctactacgagcacttcggtgcaaggaatacaagatcgatctcttagactggacgtagggcacttattgcctgaaccagtataaaccttgtgtctctttgcatcaccatttgggattaggggcacacagtacattttcactagttggttgagggcccgccgatccaaaacaccgacaattggcgcgccaggtaggggatctactgcgtgtcagcttcgtcatcccaacaagttctggatggcagaccccgtacgaccactgcgtctcgacacggtgatctggttcgagagcctagagttcatgtctctaggatgtgagtacgatatggtactcctcacacctagagccccaccgaccgaggACGGCACCAcacaccagcagcctaggcgcaggcggtgcTTGGGCCACCGCTCTCATCGTGCTCGCCAGGCACAGCGCGAGCGGGACCACCCCGGCAGcgcgcaagctcagggcgacgTACCGCGCTCCACCGGTACcccatgcccggctgttggtatagaatccctggttggggacctgtccagcttaagcctaggcaagggaaGAACGCCGGTGGCGTGCAGCGACGCCCCGTTATCAAGCTCTGccctgccacctcctgaggagccgaCTCCGGCAGAGCAAAGCCCGGCAATGGCACCATCCTCGTACCCTTTCGGGTTTGGCAATACCGccgccgcctatgcttccgcctatgcttccgcacacgcggagccctcaggacgccaccaacacTTCACCCTCGACCTCGACTccacaacctcgacccacacccgcgctgactcctcagaggaggacgaggcgtgggccggagcagacttttctgggcttcgcgaccctgaagctatgcgccgcttcttggccgtgagcgactactgcttcggttactccgACTCCAACAACGAagacacttacgaccccactcacgagtgtttccacatcgggcttgggatgccgagagcgagcgatgaggatgagggggcaggcaacTATTCCCCGCTTCGCCAGggggcaggcgacgccacacctccacgcatcgTGCCACCGGCAGCGCAGAACGAGAACCCCGAGGAGCTTCAACGccttgacttggagcagctccgcgagctttaggccaaggtagAGCAAGACTGACTCCTGCTAcagcagctctgagacactctcgagcaagagcagcagggTCACGGTGAGGGCGGAGCAGCCCGGCGAAGGGCTCATGACGTCAAtcgccgcatcaacaacgacgaagggggtgagcaaccccctatcttcaatcgtgctagccagaacatcgcggcgACAGCAATGCTACTCCGAACGATGCTcgagccctctaccatggaggggcgacgGGCTCACGGTGAGCTCTGGGACCTCCTTGAGActgccgcggtgcagcaggctgaAAGTTCCACCTCTCGACGACGTGGAGGTGCCTCGGAACTTCCCATGGCATCGCCTTGGTAGGACAAGGAGGCCttggttcgtcccgagcccgctcgggcaTCGACGGCCAACAGggtcccctcggtgcacgaccgcctcggcgACCGACATGAagcgcaaggcgaccacgatgtggtcagctggcgacggcgccacgacaacgaggggccagcccgaggctaccatccacatcgaggtggccgctacgatagtggggaggaccgtagtccttctcctgagccgcctggccctcgagtctttagtagagccatccaCAGCGCTCACTTCCTGGCCCGGTTttagcaaccggccaacctcacaaagtacagcggtgagaccaaccctgagCTCTGGCTGGCCAATTACCGCCTAGCTTATCAGCTAGGCGGTGcgaacgatgacctgctcatcatccgcaacctcccgttgttcctgtcagactcagcgcgagcctggctctaacacctccctccctcgcagatccacaactggcgcgacttggtaagggtcttcgtcgggaatttttagggcacatacgtgcgccctgggaactcctgggacctcaagagttgtcgctaggGGCTGGACGAGTCTCTttgagacttcatccgatgcttctccaagcagtgcactGAGTTGTCAAGCGTCGGTGACTCGaaaattgtccaggctttcctcttcggcaccacctgccgagacctggtccgagagttaggccggaacatgCCAACCTCAGCGGCCgtgctccttgacatcgccaccaactttgcctcgggtgaagaggccatcggggccatcttccccgacgatgccgccaaggggaagcggaaggacgaggcccccggggcctcggctccccacctccccaagaaaaagaaaaagggtcgctaaGGGAAGCAAGTGGTCCTCAAGGCCAGTCTAGTTGCGGCAgcagatcgcaagaatccccgaggccccagaggccctgggctctt belongs to Miscanthus floridulus cultivar M001 chromosome 4, ASM1932011v1, whole genome shotgun sequence and includes:
- the LOC136552287 gene encoding F-box/kelch-repeat protein At5g42350-like; the encoded protein is MPRALQRSGSNSLASLLRAEPPDDVVLDLKRTERDGRRRRRRRSCLRLPLGAAGACRVCACDEMDSSAAAPRRRTPGNDDEHEDGAAVQCFAWKKGAAADDAAHRPSGAGAGAVVVTEAAAASVAVLPDDVMEMVLCRLPLASLLAARCVCRRWRDLTVAPQFLRMRREEEPGPRRTPWLFLFRVDGDVGWGAAPAPAVHALDVAAHRWCRVEAGGLKGRFLFSVAGVGDDLYVVGGRSGGSDASNGKVKTHKGVLVFSPLTGSWRKAAPMRTPRSRPVLGVFEMSATCSILHTRAEKNVRRGKSRLGGASAVYEDPHRLSLRRLRLRDMLNEDTDSSLVSSHNGKSAGQEGEEGQPRLAIVAVGGRGRWDEPLVSGEIYDPLVDRWVEIAGFPTDVGLACSGVVCGRMFYVYCESDTLVAYHLDKGSWVVIQTLLPPPRLRDYAPTLVCCASRLFMLCVSWCDRHGPVNRREKVVRKLFELDLSSLQWTEASAHPDAPMDPNAAFAVGQDRVYAVEMFRIFGKVLDFVTACRVSETEQKWSRVGRENAATEADTMSCRLKSMAVLHL